The following proteins come from a genomic window of Anaerobutyricum hallii:
- a CDS encoding DMT family transporter, translated as METEQKIKKGIAFAILAAVLYAINAPFSKILLEFMPPTLMAGFLYVGAGIGMIFIALMRKIKKYEAKELKLTKSELPYTIAMIVLDIAAPICLLFGLNSTTAANASLLNNFEIVATAIIALMVFKEKISTRLWFGIFFVTLSCGILSFEDVSSLRFSYGSLFVLLSTICWGFENNCTRKISSKDPLQIVLLKGIFSGIGSLIIGLFIGERIEALWSIVAVLCVGFVAYGLSIYFYVYAQRLLGAARTSAYYAVAPFIAAILSLIIFREIPDVTYFVALVLMIVGAWLSSQDKPLIRKVKNE; from the coding sequence ATGGAAACTGAACAGAAAATCAAGAAAGGGATAGCATTTGCGATACTTGCAGCAGTACTGTATGCCATAAATGCTCCTTTTTCAAAGATATTGCTTGAATTTATGCCGCCTACTTTAATGGCTGGTTTTCTTTATGTTGGTGCAGGAATAGGAATGATATTTATTGCTCTTATGCGGAAAATAAAGAAATATGAAGCAAAAGAATTGAAATTAACAAAATCAGAATTACCATACACCATTGCAATGATAGTTTTAGATATTGCTGCTCCTATTTGTTTGCTGTTTGGTCTAAACTCTACAACTGCCGCAAATGCGTCGTTACTTAATAACTTTGAAATTGTAGCAACAGCGATAATTGCCCTTATGGTATTCAAAGAAAAAATTAGCACAAGATTGTGGTTTGGAATATTTTTTGTAACGTTATCCTGTGGAATACTGTCTTTTGAAGATGTATCAAGTCTGCGTTTCTCATATGGTTCGTTATTTGTTTTACTTTCCACCATTTGTTGGGGGTTTGAGAATAATTGCACTCGAAAAATATCGTCAAAAGATCCATTGCAGATTGTTCTGCTAAAAGGAATATTTTCGGGTATCGGTTCCCTCATTATCGGCTTGTTTATTGGAGAACGGATAGAGGCACTTTGGAGTATCGTTGCTGTTCTTTGTGTAGGATTTGTGGCATACGGATTGAGTATTTACTTTTATGTATATGCACAAAGATTACTTGGTGCAGCACGAACAAGTGCTTATTATGCCGTTGCTCCATTTATAGCGGCAATTCTTTCGTTGATTATCTTTAGAGAAATACCTGATGTTACTTACTTTGTCGCACTTGTGTTAATGATTGTAGGTGCTTGGCTTTCTTCGCAAGATAAGCCGCTAATCAGAAAAGTTAAAAATGAGTAA
- a CDS encoding TetR/AcrR family transcriptional regulator: MDRRQQKTREAIFHAFSTLLEKKSYNHITVQEILDTANIGRSTFYAHFETKDELLNAVCKELFGHIIDSAMDKTHIHGLYSNEELPQSVFCHLLQHLQENDNNILGLLSCESSEIFLRYFKDSLNELVQTQFINHNRKRNQDLPQEFLVNHISGSFVEMVLWWLKDKKKHTPEELDYYFRAVIEPIL; encoded by the coding sequence ATGGATAGACGACAGCAAAAGACACGAGAAGCAATTTTTCATGCATTCAGCACATTGCTTGAAAAGAAAAGCTACAATCATATCACAGTACAAGAAATACTTGATACCGCAAACATCGGCAGAAGTACCTTTTATGCCCATTTTGAAACGAAAGACGAATTATTAAATGCAGTCTGTAAGGAACTGTTCGGACATATCATCGACAGTGCTATGGATAAAACTCATATACACGGGCTTTACTCAAATGAAGAACTGCCACAATCTGTTTTTTGCCATCTTTTACAGCATTTGCAAGAAAATGATAACAATATTTTAGGATTACTATCTTGTGAAAGTAGCGAAATTTTCCTTCGTTACTTTAAGGATAGCTTAAATGAATTGGTACAAACACAATTTATAAATCACAACCGCAAGCGAAATCAAGACTTACCCCAAGAATTTCTTGTTAATCATATTTCAGGAAGCTTTGTAGAAATGGTTTTATGGTGGTTGAAAGATAAAAAAAAACATACACCAGAAGAATTAGATTACTATTTTCGTGCTGTTATTGAGCCGATTTTATAA
- a CDS encoding winged helix-turn-helix transcriptional regulator, translating into MRAKEELPECPVATAVSLIGGKWKLLILRNLKERPWRFNELQRSIDGISQKVLTDSLRQMMSDGLAYRHDYHEQPPRVEYGLTELGTKMLPIVNSLADFGNYYKSIIEQN; encoded by the coding sequence ATGCGAGCAAAAGAAGAATTACCGGAATGCCCAGTTGCAACAGCAGTATCTCTTATCGGAGGAAAATGGAAACTGCTGATTTTGCGTAACTTGAAAGAGCGTCCATGGAGATTCAATGAGCTACAACGAAGTATAGATGGTATTTCACAAAAGGTTTTGACAGATAGTTTAAGACAAATGATGAGTGATGGGCTGGCATATCGCCACGATTACCATGAGCAGCCACCGAGAGTTGAATACGGCTTAACGGAACTCGGAACAAAAATGCTTCCAATTGTTAATTCACTTGCTGACTTTGGTAACTACTATAAATCAATTATTGAACAGAATTAA
- a CDS encoding cupin domain-containing protein, with product MANYTKTTIGKENRIELHEKLSLTGAEISLNELPAGANVPFVHSHKENEEIYGILSGNGKAIIDGEEISLSTGDWLKIAPAAKRQFFASDISGITYICIQVKENSLEHFTAEDAVIG from the coding sequence ATGGCAAATTACACAAAAACAACTATTGGAAAGGAAAACCGAATTGAGCTGCATGAAAAGTTGTCTTTAACAGGTGCAGAAATCAGTTTGAACGAACTACCTGCAGGAGCAAATGTCCCATTTGTTCATTCTCATAAAGAAAATGAAGAAATCTATGGAATTCTTTCAGGTAACGGCAAAGCCATAATTGATGGAGAAGAAATTAGCCTTTCAACTGGAGACTGGCTAAAAATCGCACCTGCTGCAAAGCGTCAGTTTTTTGCATCCGATATTTCTGGAATTACTTATATCTGCATTCAGGTAAAAGAAAATTCTCTGGAACATTTTACAGCAGAGGATGCCGTAATCGGCTAA
- a CDS encoding DUF3784 domain-containing protein codes for MKLADLATGSDWIVWIVFAIFAVLSIILLSGHGSWFISGYNTASNEEKEKYDEKKLCRTMGIGMSIIAILALTMGLFENILPAFFVYIALGIILVDVVVNIILGNTLCRK; via the coding sequence ATGAAATTAGCAGATTTAGCAACAGGCTCTGATTGGATAGTGTGGATTGTCTTTGCGATATTTGCTGTACTTTCTATTATTTTACTTTCTGGACATGGAAGCTGGTTCATTTCTGGATATAATACAGCTTCAAATGAAGAAAAGGAAAAATATGATGAAAAGAAGTTATGCAGAACAATGGGAATTGGAATGTCTATTATAGCAATTCTTGCATTAACTATGGGCTTGTTTGAAAATATTTTGCCTGCATTTTTTGTATATATTGCATTGGGGATTATTTTGGTTGATGTCGTGGTAAATATCATTTTAGGAAACACACTATGCAGAAAGTAA
- a CDS encoding GGDEF domain-containing protein, which yields MDMNLSFSVLTANIISILLIGTLYLANRQKAEYDRDMRLLQQMMAAIGIANISDCCVYYLAGSSNIVIKVLVFLSGSGLFLGNVMIGYLWAKFIMVHMNIPFSDIRRNIYRTIGLISIVLLVINIFYPLVFSVSDGRYQRGFAYIIFLIFAAFYILDSLYLYVKRVKKNGSLKLFPVHIFLIPVILGVVIQAFFVEIAITWTSIAISVAGIMTALKNEIIFTDCLTGLYNRVYLEFLHKRACNKKDCWVSGIMIDLNGFKQINDNYGHAEGDLALCIVADLLRKSFSEYGVVTRYAGDEFVIMLNTTDDQLIQKIIKSAKKNFVTENEKNDKPYQLSASMGYAITNLSNETIDDFMNRIDEQMYQDKMKY from the coding sequence ATGGATATGAATCTTTCATTTTCTGTACTTACAGCAAATATTATTAGTATACTGCTAATTGGAACGTTGTATCTCGCTAACAGACAAAAAGCGGAGTACGACAGAGATATGCGACTTCTACAGCAAATGATGGCAGCTATAGGGATTGCCAATATTTCTGACTGTTGCGTTTATTATCTTGCTGGCAGTTCTAATATAGTTATCAAAGTTTTGGTCTTTCTGAGCGGATCAGGGCTCTTTTTAGGGAATGTAATGATTGGATATTTGTGGGCTAAATTCATAATGGTACATATGAATATCCCATTTTCTGATATACGCAGAAATATTTACCGAACAATTGGACTTATTTCTATTGTACTGTTAGTAATCAATATTTTTTATCCATTGGTATTTTCGGTGAGTGATGGTAGGTATCAGAGAGGATTCGCATATATTATTTTTCTGATTTTTGCTGCTTTTTACATTTTGGACAGCTTGTATTTGTATGTTAAGCGTGTTAAAAAAAATGGCAGTTTAAAATTATTTCCAGTACATATATTTCTAATTCCTGTTATATTAGGGGTAGTTATTCAGGCATTTTTCGTTGAAATTGCAATCACCTGGACATCTATTGCAATATCGGTCGCGGGAATAATGACAGCACTAAAAAACGAGATTATTTTTACAGATTGCCTTACAGGATTATATAATCGCGTGTATCTGGAATTTTTACATAAGCGAGCCTGTAATAAAAAGGACTGCTGGGTATCCGGTATTATGATTGATCTGAACGGATTTAAACAGATTAACGATAACTACGGACACGCAGAAGGAGATCTGGCATTGTGTATTGTTGCTGATTTACTTCGGAAATCGTTCTCTGAATATGGTGTAGTAACAAGATATGCTGGTGATGAATTTGTTATAATGCTAAATACAACAGATGATCAGCTCATACAAAAAATAATCAAATCTGCTAAAAAGAATTTTGTAACAGAGAATGAAAAGAACGATAAACCGTATCAGTTATCTGCATCTATGGGATACGCAATAACTAATCTAAGTAACGAAACAATAGATGATTTTATGAATAGAATCGATGAACAGATGTATCAAGATAAAATGAAATACTAA
- a CDS encoding ATP-binding protein codes for MEIKRDAYLQQLIERKDNGMIKVITGIRRCGKSFLLFTIFKRYLLENGVDVDHIIEIALDGIENEELRDPKVCFKYIKDAMKDDGKYYLLLDEVQFMPRFEEVLNSLLRMSNIDVYVTGSNSKFLSSDIVTEFRGRGDEIRIYPLSFAEFYSVYDGDYDDAWDDYMIYGGLPQIVSFQSERQKADYLKNIFANVYLKDVIERNKIQNVDEIGILVDVLASAIGAPTNPSKIANTFASERQMTYANKTISKHIDHLTDAFLISKASRYDIKGRKYIGANLKYYFTDLGLRNARLNFRQQEPTHIMENIVYNELLIRGYNVDVGVVDIFDKDKEGKRVRKQLEVDFVVNQGNQRYYIQVAYDMTSEEKQTQEFNSLRNIPDSFKKIVIVNGSKKPWRNDEGFVIMGMKYFLLNANSLEF; via the coding sequence ATGGAGATTAAAAGAGACGCTTACCTACAGCAGCTGATCGAGCGAAAAGATAATGGAATGATAAAGGTGATTACCGGCATTCGTAGATGTGGCAAATCCTTTTTGCTGTTTACCATCTTTAAGAGATACTTACTGGAGAACGGCGTTGATGTTGATCATATTATTGAAATTGCATTGGATGGTATTGAGAACGAGGAATTAAGAGATCCCAAGGTATGCTTCAAGTACATCAAGGATGCCATGAAAGACGACGGGAAGTATTATCTCCTTTTGGATGAAGTGCAGTTCATGCCACGATTTGAGGAAGTGCTGAACAGCCTGCTTCGCATGAGCAATATTGATGTGTATGTCACCGGAAGTAATTCCAAGTTCCTGTCCAGCGACATTGTGACCGAATTCCGTGGCAGAGGTGATGAGATTAGAATCTACCCTCTCTCCTTTGCAGAGTTTTATTCTGTCTATGACGGCGATTATGATGATGCCTGGGATGACTACATGATCTACGGAGGATTGCCGCAGATCGTAAGTTTCCAGAGCGAACGACAGAAAGCGGACTATCTGAAGAACATCTTTGCAAATGTCTATCTGAAGGATGTTATTGAAAGAAATAAGATTCAGAACGTGGATGAGATTGGGATTCTGGTTGATGTGCTTGCATCTGCAATCGGCGCACCGACCAATCCTTCAAAGATTGCCAATACCTTTGCCAGTGAGCGCCAGATGACTTATGCTAATAAAACCATCTCCAAGCATATCGACCATTTGACAGATGCCTTTTTGATTTCCAAGGCAAGCCGATACGATATTAAGGGCAGAAAGTATATCGGTGCAAATCTGAAATACTACTTTACTGATCTGGGACTGAGAAATGCACGTCTGAATTTCAGACAGCAGGAGCCTACGCATATCATGGAGAACATTGTTTATAACGAGCTGCTAATCCGTGGCTACAATGTTGATGTGGGTGTTGTGGATATCTTCGATAAGGATAAAGAGGGCAAACGTGTTCGCAAGCAGTTGGAGGTTGACTTTGTGGTGAATCAAGGAAACCAGAGATACTATATCCAGGTTGCATATGACATGACTTCGGAAGAAAAACAGACGCAGGAGTTCAATTCTCTGCGTAATATCCCGGACTCTTTCAAGAAGATCGTCATTGTAAATGGCAGCAAAAAGCCTTGGAGAAATGATGAAGGTTTTGTCATCATGGGAATGAAGTATTTCTTGCTGAATGCGAATAGTCTGGAATTTTAA
- a CDS encoding radical SAM mobile pair protein B produces the protein MEEVINGILIREVETKNIMTKSSLPVGGYSVNPYVGCTHACKYCYASFMKRFTGHKEEWGTFLDVKHWTEIKNPKKYAGQRVVIGSVTDGYNPQEEQFGNTRKLLEQLIGSDADILICTKSDLVVRDIDLLKKLGRVTVSWSINTLDENFKNDMDSASSIEHRIAAMKQVYEAGIRTVCFVSPVFPGITDFEAIFERVKDQCDLFWLENLNLRGGFKKTIMNYIAGKYPDLVPLYDEIYNKHNRSYFEALEVKAEKMAKKYDCAFVDNEMPYGRVPQGHPVIVDYFYHEEIRGTENTGKRNR, from the coding sequence ATGGAAGAAGTAATAAATGGAATCCTCATTCGTGAGGTGGAAACAAAGAACATCATGACTAAGTCTAGTCTGCCGGTAGGCGGTTACTCGGTTAATCCCTATGTGGGCTGTACACATGCCTGCAAGTATTGCTATGCTTCTTTTATGAAGCGCTTTACCGGGCACAAGGAGGAATGGGGCACTTTCCTTGATGTGAAGCATTGGACGGAAATTAAAAATCCGAAGAAATATGCCGGACAGCGGGTGGTCATCGGTTCTGTGACAGATGGCTACAATCCACAGGAGGAGCAATTCGGGAATACCAGAAAACTTCTGGAGCAGCTGATCGGCAGTGATGCAGATATTCTGATCTGCACAAAGTCGGATCTTGTGGTACGAGATATTGATTTACTGAAGAAGCTTGGACGTGTAACCGTTTCATGGTCGATCAACACACTAGATGAAAATTTCAAGAACGATATGGATTCTGCTTCGAGCATTGAGCACCGTATCGCTGCTATGAAGCAGGTATATGAGGCAGGTATCCGTACAGTCTGTTTCGTATCCCCGGTATTTCCCGGTATCACGGATTTTGAAGCAATCTTTGAGCGGGTAAAGGATCAGTGCGATCTGTTCTGGCTCGAAAATCTCAATCTTCGAGGCGGTTTCAAAAAGACAATTATGAATTATATCGCCGGAAAATATCCTGATCTTGTACCACTTTACGACGAGATCTATAACAAGCATAACCGCAGCTACTTTGAAGCACTTGAAGTAAAAGCTGAGAAAATGGCTAAGAAGTATGATTGTGCCTTTGTGGATAATGAAATGCCTTATGGCAGAGTCCCGCAGGGGCATCCGGTGATCGTAGATTATTTCTATCATGAGGAAATCCGTGGTACAGAGAATACCGGAAAAAGAAATCGCTAA
- a CDS encoding radical SAM mobile pair protein A, which yields MSICIKDQIQNMNIVIGCTVGCTYCYARNNVKRWHMIDDFAYPEFFPSKLKMMEKKRPQNFLLTGMSDLSGWKPEWRDEVFAKIRENPQHQFLFLTKRPDLLDFDTDLENAWFGVTVTRKVELWRIDALRKNVRAKHYHVTFEPLFDDPGTVDLSGINWIVVGTMTGAQSRKIHTEPEWAWSLADQAHKLGIPVFMKEDLVPIIGDENMIQEMPEEFNKVLEVQKSWKK from the coding sequence ATGAGTATTTGTATCAAAGATCAGATTCAGAACATGAATATCGTCATTGGCTGCACAGTGGGGTGTACATATTGCTATGCCCGCAACAACGTGAAACGCTGGCATATGATTGATGACTTCGCTTACCCTGAATTCTTTCCGAGTAAGCTCAAGATGATGGAAAAGAAACGTCCGCAGAACTTTCTTCTTACCGGGATGAGCGATCTCTCCGGATGGAAGCCGGAATGGAGAGACGAGGTATTTGCAAAGATCCGTGAAAATCCACAGCATCAGTTCCTGTTCCTTACCAAGCGACCTGATTTGCTGGATTTTGATACCGATCTGGAAAACGCATGGTTTGGCGTTACGGTGACGAGGAAAGTAGAACTGTGGCGTATCGACGCCCTTCGGAAAAACGTCAGAGCAAAACATTACCATGTTACCTTTGAGCCGTTATTTGACGATCCCGGCACAGTTGACCTTTCCGGAATCAATTGGATCGTTGTGGGCACCATGACCGGAGCTCAGAGCAGGAAGATTCATACGGAGCCGGAATGGGCATGGTCTCTGGCGGACCAGGCACATAAGCTCGGCATTCCGGTGTTTATGAAGGAAGACCTTGTCCCTATCATAGGGGATGAAAATATGATTCAGGAAATGCCGGAAGAATTTAATAAAGTGTTAGAGGTACAGAAATCATGGAAGAAGTAA
- a CDS encoding radical SAM mobile pair system MarR family transcriptional regulator, with amino-acid sequence MEMNGGFLVTKIKQLGDRIFEKILSEKNIDAFNGAQGRILYVLWQEDGISIRSLSTKCGLAITSLTTMLERMENQGLISRVQSETDKRKTLLFLTEKAHALKGEYDSVSDEMGSIYYKGFSEEEITRFEKCLDRIRKNLEEWQKS; translated from the coding sequence ATGGAAATGAATGGAGGATTTCTTGTCACAAAAATAAAACAGCTTGGAGACCGGATTTTTGAGAAGATTCTCAGTGAAAAGAATATTGATGCGTTTAATGGAGCCCAGGGACGTATTCTTTATGTGCTGTGGCAGGAGGATGGTATCTCAATCAGGTCACTCTCGACTAAATGCGGATTAGCGATAACATCTCTTACTACGATGCTGGAAAGAATGGAAAATCAAGGGCTGATAAGCCGTGTTCAGTCTGAAACGGACAAAAGGAAAACACTCCTGTTTCTGACTGAGAAAGCACATGCCTTAAAGGGCGAGTACGATTCTGTATCTGATGAGATGGGCAGTATTTACTACAAAGGTTTTTCAGAGGAAGAAATTACCCGGTTTGAGAAATGTCTCGACCGCATCAGAAAGAATCTTGAGGAGTGGCAGAAGTCATGA
- a CDS encoding IS1182 family transposase, whose protein sequence is MKTTKIIQKDYSLSSMNYQLKLPFELEVLIPDDDPVRLLSVFVEELELTDLYRSYGKIKKDQVTPRQMFKIVIYAAMNHIYSSRDIETACRRDINFMYLLEGKPAPDHATIARFLSLHLSQCSKKTLAEVTEMLYSLGEISGTHIFIDGTKIESAANRYTFVWKKAVTKHQQRLCQKIAVFVEECEILYGIRFIFNGKKFGLRTLKKIRKRLYKIKEEEGIVFVHGIGKRKSQIQKFIETLEGSMEKLKEYTQKIHLCGDRNSYSKTDPDATFMRMKEDHMQNGQLKPAYNLQHGVDSEYITWLDVTQRPTDTRTLIPFVKDMEEHLSFHYRDIVADAGYESEENYLFLEENGQTAYIKPNNYEQSKKRRYKQDIGRMENMTYDPEQDHYVCFNGKKIIWKYDRKEKTATGYQRITSVYECIECAGCPYKTKCIKGNNSRIPIEERVKRLYVSKTMKEKRREDLERITSGYGTQLRMNRSIQAEGSFADVKADMAFRRYTYRGIDNVTAQSVVLAIAHNINKLHNKIQNDKTGRHLFELKKTA, encoded by the coding sequence ATGAAAACTACAAAAATTATACAGAAAGATTATAGCCTATCTTCGATGAATTATCAATTAAAACTTCCCTTTGAACTGGAAGTTTTGATCCCGGACGATGACCCGGTCCGCCTGTTAAGTGTGTTTGTGGAGGAGCTGGAACTGACGGATCTGTACCGGTCTTACGGAAAGATCAAAAAAGACCAGGTGACACCGCGTCAGATGTTCAAGATCGTGATCTATGCTGCCATGAACCATATCTATTCCAGCAGGGATATTGAAACTGCCTGCCGGAGGGATATCAATTTCATGTATCTGTTAGAAGGAAAACCTGCACCAGACCATGCAACCATTGCCAGGTTCCTCTCCCTTCATTTATCCCAGTGTTCTAAAAAGACATTAGCAGAAGTGACGGAAATGCTCTACAGCCTTGGTGAGATATCCGGGACCCATATCTTTATTGACGGGACAAAAATTGAATCTGCAGCAAACCGGTATACATTTGTATGGAAGAAAGCAGTGACAAAACATCAGCAGAGGCTTTGCCAAAAGATTGCAGTCTTTGTGGAAGAATGCGAGATACTGTATGGGATCCGTTTTATTTTTAATGGAAAGAAATTCGGTTTGAGAACTCTGAAAAAGATTCGGAAAAGACTCTACAAGATTAAAGAGGAAGAAGGGATCGTGTTCGTCCATGGGATTGGAAAAAGAAAAAGCCAGATCCAAAAATTCATTGAAACACTGGAAGGATCCATGGAAAAACTGAAGGAATACACACAGAAGATCCACCTCTGCGGTGACAGGAATAGTTATTCTAAAACAGATCCGGATGCTACTTTTATGAGGATGAAAGAAGACCATATGCAGAACGGACAGCTGAAACCAGCCTATAATCTTCAGCATGGTGTGGATTCCGAATACATTACATGGCTTGATGTAACGCAGAGGCCGACAGATACCAGGACCCTGATCCCGTTTGTAAAAGATATGGAGGAACACCTGTCGTTCCATTATCGGGATATCGTTGCGGATGCCGGTTACGAAAGTGAAGAAAACTATCTGTTTCTCGAAGAAAACGGCCAGACCGCCTATATCAAGCCGAATAACTATGAACAATCAAAGAAACGCAGGTATAAACAGGATATCGGAAGAATGGAAAATATGACATACGATCCGGAGCAGGATCATTATGTTTGTTTTAATGGAAAGAAGATCATTTGGAAATATGACCGAAAAGAAAAAACAGCAACGGGTTATCAGAGGATCACATCTGTCTACGAATGCATTGAATGTGCGGGATGTCCCTATAAAACAAAGTGTATCAAAGGGAATAACAGCAGGATCCCAATAGAAGAAAGAGTAAAAAGGCTTTATGTTTCCAAGACGATGAAAGAAAAAAGAAGGGAAGATCTGGAACGGATTACCAGCGGGTATGGGACACAGCTGAGGATGAACCGGAGTATCCAGGCAGAAGGCTCGTTTGCGGATGTAAAAGCAGACATGGCATTCCGGCGGTACACATACCGGGGCATAGACAATGTGACTGCCCAGAGTGTGGTCCTGGCGATCGCCCATAATATAAACAAGCTTCATAATAAGATCCAAAATGACAAGACAGGGAGGCACCTGTTTGAACTGAAAAAGACAGCATAA
- a CDS encoding TfoX/Sxy family protein — MASSKEYLEFILGQLSELEEITYRTMMGEFIIYYRGKIVGGIYDDRLLVKPVKSAISYMPIAPYELPYEGAKEMLLVDEVDNKEFLTGLFHAMYDELPALKPKKKK; from the coding sequence ATGGCATCAAGCAAGGAATACTTAGAGTTTATTTTAGGGCAGCTATCTGAGTTAGAAGAAATTACTTATCGAACTATGATGGGAGAATTTATTATTTATTATCGTGGCAAGATTGTAGGTGGTATCTATGATGATAGATTACTTGTTAAACCAGTAAAATCAGCAATTAGTTATATGCCGATAGCTCCGTATGAATTACCCTATGAGGGAGCAAAAGAGATGTTGTTGGTAGATGAGGTTGATAATAAGGAATTTTTGACAGGCTTGTTTCATGCAATGTATGATGAATTGCCAGCCCTAAAACCGAAAAAAAAGAAATAA
- a CDS encoding GNAT family N-acetyltransferase produces MIRKLLNGDIDRVADIWLKTNLKAHYFISNQYWKSNYELVKEMMSQSEVYVFEVDKMIQGFVGLNDEYIEGIFVSDEMQSCGIGKLLLDYIKDKKVSLRLNVYQKNARAISFYQREGFIIQCEGLDEATGEKEYTMLWKRK; encoded by the coding sequence ATGATTAGAAAGTTGCTGAACGGAGATATCGATAGAGTTGCTGACATATGGTTAAAGACAAATCTGAAAGCACATTATTTTATTTCCAATCAATACTGGAAAAGTAATTATGAATTAGTAAAAGAAATGATGTCACAATCCGAAGTCTATGTGTTTGAAGTGGATAAAATGATACAAGGATTTGTAGGATTAAATGATGAATATATCGAAGGTATTTTTGTCTCTGATGAAATGCAGTCATGTGGCATAGGTAAACTTTTATTGGATTATATTAAGGATAAAAAAGTTAGCTTACGATTAAATGTATACCAGAAGAATGCCAGAGCAATTTCTTTTTACCAAAGAGAAGGGTTCATTATTCAATGTGAAGGCTTAGATGAAGCTACTGGTGAAAAAGAGTACACTATGCTATGGAAACGAAAATAG